tTCACATTTCTTAGTAAACATTTCTGCTTCCACTCCCTTCAGTGTCCAAAGGCTCAGTGAGGTTTACCACAATCTCAACATTTACTATGACAATGAGTGAAGATGACTTAATGTTCAATGCCATTGATGAAGAGGATAAAACCGTCCCAATTATAATGACAGACAACACCAGAAATAAAATATCAGTAGGTAATTTTAGTATTTTAAGAATTGATTAGTCTTTTAAGAATTCACTATGAGCAAAATATGTTCTCTCTTGGTAGAGGTGAAAAAATTGCAACGTGTGAGTATCCCCTCTTTTTTGTGTCTTTAGGACTCAGACTTGACCTTTGACAAAAGGCCTAAGCTAGATGACAACAACGGATCAGCCATTGGCAATGTGGCAAAGAGTGGTGGTCTTCTAGCAAACAAAGAAGCTCTTGCAGGTAAAGTCCAACTTATTGAGTATATTATTTGGTATATTATTTCCTCCATATTTACTGACAGATGCGCTGAGGTACTTGTAGCCCAACCTTCTTATTCTTCCTCTTTGCAGCTATTATTGCAGGAGGGGTGGTGGGACTGGCCTTGGCTGCCTCCCTGTTAACAATCATGGTCTATAACATGAAGAAGAAAGATGAGGGGGGCTACACTGTCAACCAGAAAAACACATCAAAAGGAGGATATCAGAAACCGAAGACCAAGGAGGAGTTTATTGCGTAACTTCCCCTTAAAGACAAAATAATGTCTCATTTTTGAGAGTAAGAAGTTGGTTGGGTTTGCGCCATGAGAAAATTCACAGCAGAAAATGCAAACTTGTGGTGTATTCGAGGTTTAAAAAgacggtaacactttacttgacacccagcatcATAACACATAAcatggtcataaccatgtcatatgtcataacagctgacataacttgtcatatggtcataacactgtcatgacacataaacagcaaaaaaagaaatgtcctctcactgtcaactgtgtttatttccagcaaacttaacatgtgtaaatatttgtatgaacataagattcaacaactgagacaaactgaaca
The window above is part of the Salmo salar chromosome ssa15, Ssal_v3.1, whole genome shotgun sequence genome. Proteins encoded here:
- the LOC106571235 gene encoding syndecan-1, with protein sequence MRTLLIFTLLFAMGACLPAITTSYSIPPEDLDGSGHDLESSGSGSGEWAEVSKGSVRFTTISTFTMTMSEDDLMFNAIDEEDKTVPIIMTDNTRNKISDSDLTFDKRPKLDDNNGSAIGNVAKSGGLLANKEALAAIIAGGVVGLALAASLLTIMVYNMKKKDEGGYTVNQKNTSKGGYQKPKTKEEFIA